GACGCTGAGCAGCGCGATGGTCAGCGCCTGACGCTGCACGCCGGCGGGTAGCCGACGGCCGAGGGCGTGCACGCTCGGCTCGCCGCGGATCTCGGCGAGGATGACGAAGCCGAGCAGCGCGAACGTGGTGACCTTGATGCCGCCAGCGGTGCTGGCGCTGCCGGCGCCGATGAACATCAGCGCGTCGTGGATGAGCAGCGTGACGTCGTTGAACTCGCCCACGTTGAGGCTGTTGAACCCGGCGGTGCGCGGCATGACCGCGGTGACGAATCCGGCGAGCAGCTTGCCGCCGATCCCGAGGCCGCCCAGTGTGCCGGGGTTCGACCACTCCGCGACGCTGATCGCCAACCAGCCACCGCCGAGCAGCACGACCGTCATCCCCACCGTGATCTTGGTGTGGATCGACCAGCGGCGCGGCGTGCGGAACTCGCGGCGCAGCTCGAACAGCACCGGGAAGCCGAGCCCGCCGATGATCACCGCGGCGGCGATGGGCAGGCAGATCAGCGGGTCGTCGACGAACTGCATGAGGCTGTCGGCGTATAGGCCGAAGCCGGCGTTGTTGAACGCCGAGATCGCGTGGAACACCCCCAGGTACAGTGCTCGGCCCGTGCCGTGGCCGTAGCCGTCGGCGAACCGCCAGGCCAGCACGGCCGCCACGACCGTCTCGACGATGAGACTGATCCGCATGACACCTAGCACGACCCGGCGGACCTCACCGACTCCGATCGCCTTCGTTTCCGCCTGGGTACCCAGCTGCAGGCGCATCCGCAGCCGGCGCGCCACCAGAAGGCCGAGTAGCGACGCCAGCGTCATGATCCCGAATCCGCCGATCTGGATCAGGCCCAAAATCACTGCCTCGCCGAACCCGGACCAGAAGGTGCCGGTGTCCTCGATGACCAGCCCGGTCACGCACACCGCCGACGTTGCGGTGAACACCGCCGTTATCAGCGGTGCGCTGCGGCCACTCTCGGTGGCGAACGGCAGCGACAACAGGGCGGAACCGGCCAGCACCGCCACCGCGAAGCCCAGCACCACCAGCCGAGCCGGATGCCGCACCGTATCGGTCAGCCGCGTGGTCACCGCCGATGGCACGCGGAACCGACGTATCCCGGTCCCTACGAGGGCTGCCAGCCGTCGCGTACCTTCGCGCAGGCCACGTGCCACTGAGCGCCACCGACCGTGCGCTTTCACCGGATCGCGGCCGGCCATCGGTTCCCAGACCAACAGCGCCGCACCCAGCACCGCCGCGACGAAAACCGCAACGACCGCAAGCAGCCCCACCAGTAGCTGCACCCAGGTCGACTCCACCACGTCATGATT
The nucleotide sequence above comes from Micromonospora sp. M71_S20. Encoded proteins:
- a CDS encoding TrkH family potassium uptake protein → MESTWVQLLVGLLAVVAVFVAAVLGAALLVWEPMAGRDPVKAHGRWRSVARGLREGTRRLAALVGTGIRRFRVPSAVTTRLTDTVRHPARLVVLGFAVAVLAGSALLSLPFATESGRSAPLITAVFTATSAVCVTGLVIEDTGTFWSGFGEAVILGLIQIGGFGIMTLASLLGLLVARRLRMRLQLGTQAETKAIGVGEVRRVVLGVMRISLIVETVVAAVLAWRFADGYGHGTGRALYLGVFHAISAFNNAGFGLYADSLMQFVDDPLICLPIAAAVIIGGLGFPVLFELRREFRTPRRWSIHTKITVGMTVVLLGGGWLAISVAEWSNPGTLGGLGIGGKLLAGFVTAVMPRTAGFNSLNVGEFNDVTLLIHDALMFIGAGSASTAGGIKVTTFALLGFVILAEIRGEPSVHALGRRLPAGVQRQALTIALLSVAAVAASTAALLALTPFRLDEVLFEVTSAFATVGMSTGITAQVGTAGHVILIMLMFVGRLGPITAATALALRERTRRYELPEERPIVG